The Streptomyces capitiformicae genome contains the following window.
ACGACCCCCGAGGCGACCGACAGCACGCCCACGGAGTCGTCCGCCTCAAAGTCGCCGACCGACGAACCGTCCGCCACCGAGTCTGCGTCGGCCTCGCAGTCACCGTCGGAAAGCGCCACGCCCAGCGAGTCGGCGAGCGAGTCCGCCTCGGCGTCCGCGTCCGCGCCGAACACGCCCACGGCCCCGCCGTCCACCGTGCCGCAGCCGACGATCACCCCGCGCTCGGGATGGGGTGCGGACGAGGCTCTCAGCCCGGAGGCACCGACGTATCTGCCGGGCGGGAAGATCAAAGCGGTCGTGGTGCACCACACCGCCCAGAGCAACACGTACACCTGCGACGAGGCACCGTCCATCATCAACGCCATCTACACGTACGACGTGAAGACGCTGGGCTGGAAGGACCTCGGCTACAACTTCGTCGTCGACAAGTGCGGCACGGTCTACGAGGGCCGCAAGGGCGGCATCGACCTGCCGGTCATGGGCGCCCACGCCTACGGCTTCAACTCCCAGACCACCGGCATCGCGGTCCTGGGCACCTACATCGACGCCGCGCCCTCGCAGGCCGCGATGACCTCGGTCGCCCGGGTCGCCGCGTGGAAGCTGGGCCAGTACGGCGTCGACCCGGACGGTACCGTCACCCTCACCACAGCCGTCAACGGACAGAACCTCGCCGGCAAGACCTGGGGCCCGGGTGAGGACCTGAGCTTCCCGGCCATCCACGGCCACCGTGACGGCTACAACACCCTGTGCCCGGGTGACGCGTTCTACGCCGCGCTCGACACGGTCCGCGGCTGGGCCGCAGGTCCGGTCACCGGGCTCGCGCTCACCTCCGTCACCGGTACGAGCACGGTCGACTCGACCCCGTACACCAACGGCCCCGTCACGGTGAACTGGTCGGCCACGACCCCGACCGAGCTGATCTCCGGGTACGAGGTGCTGGTCGACGGAGAGACCGCTGCCACGGCCGAGGCGGGCGCGACCTCCGCCAAGGCGACGCTGGTTGCCGGTACCCACCAAGTGCAGGTCAAAGCCGTCCACCAGTCCGGGCGGACGTCGGTCACCGAGGCCGTCACCGTGATCTCGGAGACCACCGCGCCCACCTTCACCACCAAGCCGAACCTGGCCCTTCGCACCGGCACCGTAAGCACCACGAGCGTTCCGCTGACGCTGAGTTGGAAGGCGGCCGACACCGCCACCGGCCTGAAGGAGGTGCGCCTGACCGCGCCGGTCGCGAAGACCTATGGGCCGGCCGTGACCAGCGCCCAGTACACGGCCAAATCCGGCACCGCGACCAGGTGGTCCCTCACGGCGTACGACACGGTCGGCAATACGGCCACTGCCTCGGTCTCGGGCACTCCGACGATCGTCCAGGAGACCGGGGCGACCAGGTCCGGGACCTGGACGGCCAAGTCCTCCACCAGCTACCTCGGCGGCAAGTCCCTCACCAGCAAGACCAAGAACGCCTCGCTGACCTGGACCTTCACCGGCCGTTCGGTCGCCTGGGTGGTCTCGCGGGCCACCACCTCGGGACAGGCGTACGTCTACGTCGACGGCAAGAAGGTGACGACCGTGGACCTGAAGTCGTCCAAGACGGCGTATCGGAACGCGATCTGGACGAAGACCTGGTCCTTCAGTGCGAAGCACACGGTCAAGATCGTGGTGGCGGGTACGTCCGGACGTCCCACGGTCACGACAGATGGGATCGTCTACCTCAAGTAGCGGTAGGGCGAGCCTCGTAGACGCGAGTGCCTGCTTTCGCGATCACCGTGAAGAAGCAGTAGCGCGCCACATAAGCGGAAAGTCCGGCTGCCGGTTCGTCCGGCAGTCGGACTTTTGCGTGTGTTCTATGAGTGTGGACTCAAGGCGACCCGAACTGGACCGCCTCAGAACGTGATGAACACGGCCGGGGCCGTAGCCGTTGATCGGAGTGTGTTGATCAACCGCAGCAGCCGCCGCCGCAGCACCCGCCACCACCACCGCCCCCGCCCGCCCGGGGCGCGGACGCGGGCGCGGAGGCCGAGCCGCCGACCGCGACCGTCGACAGGAGCTTGACCGTGTCCGGGTGGCCCGAGGGGCAGTCCGCGGGGGCGGACGACTCGGCCATCGGGCGGCTCAGTTCGAAGGTGTCGCCGCAGGTCCGGCAGCGGTACTCGTAGCGAGGCATGCGGACAGGTTAACCGGGGGCCGTGCGGTGGCTGTCGTTCCGCTTTCGGCTGCTGCGTCACACTGGCCGATTTTTCATGTTGCCGACCGGAGCGGTTGTGAAAGTGACTGATAATTTGTGGTCGTCGTGTGGAGGCCGGAAGGCCGGGGGAACAGGGGGATCGTAGCCGCGGGAGTGGCGGCTGCGACTGTCCACACGGGCGATGCCAAGTGGGGAGGGGGGACGGCCGTGACCGCTGTCCTGTGTCGATCGGGAGCCAGGTGTCCCGGTCGAATAGTCGCCGGGCGCGGGCGAAAGGTTGCCGCGCACTGCCGAACAGTTGCTGCGCATCGCTCGGGCCGCCCGTACGCGGGAGCCCGCCGTGGCTAGGCCGGGGACTGCGAAAGGGCCGGGGGAGGATCCTGGGGAGGCGCCCTCGGAGTCCGATCTCACCATGCAGTTGAAGATTCCGGTCGTCGCGGCGGACGAGACGATGCAGTTGCGGGTGCTGGAGCCGGGTGTGCTCGACGGCCGCGGGGAGGAGTCGAAGCCGGGCGGGCGGGGGCGGCGCAAGGCGCCCAGGCCGTCTGTTCGAGCCAGATTTCTCGCCGTCGTCGGCGCGAGCCTCGCTCCCTTCGTCCCCTTCTTCCGCCGGCTGCGTCCGCGGTACCCGCGCCCGGGCCGTACCGACTGGCGCCGCTGGCTGCCGTCCTGGCGGCAGTGGCTGGGAATCGTGGGCGCGGCCTTCGGGATGAGCACCATGTTCCTCACCATCGCCTACGCCACCACGGAGATACCGGAGGACCTCAACACCTTCGCCACGCAGCAGGACAACGTGTACTTCTGGTCCGACGGCACCCCCATGGCCCGTACCGGCTGGGTGCGGCGGCAGGCGATGCCGCTGAAGGACGTTCCCGAGGATGTGCGCTGGGCGGTCCTCGCGGCGGAGAACGCGAGTTTCTACTCCGACCCGGGCATCTCCGTCAGCGGCATCACTCGCGCGCTGGTGCGCACCGTCGGCGAGGGCGACACCCAGGGCGGCTCGACGATCACCCAGCAGTACGTCAAGAACGTGTACCTGTCCCAGGACCGCTCGCTGGGCCGCAAGTTCGACGAGGCGATGATCGCGCTCAAGCTCGACAACAAGATGAGCAAGGACAAGATCCTGGAGGCCTACCTCAACACCAGCTGGTTCGGCCGCGGCACCTACGGCATCCAGCGGGCCGCCCAGTCGTACTACGGCAAGGACGTGGGCGAGCTGAACGTCAGCGAGGCCGCGTTCCTCGCCTCCCTGCTCAAGGGTGCCGGCCTCTACGACCCTGCCCTCAGCAAGACCAACCGTGAGCGGGCCGAGGAGCGGTGGGAGTGGATCCTCGACCGCATGGTGTCCCTCGGGAAACTGTCCCGGTCCGAGCGCGCCGCGTACAACACGTTCCCCGAGCCGCTCAATCAGGGCACCAGCTTCGACACCGGCAAGCAGACCGACTATCTCGTCGTACTGGCCGCCCAGTACGCCAAGAAGGCCGCCGGCGTCTCCGATCAGGAGTTCGACATGGGCGGCTTCCAGATCTACACGACCTTCGACCGCGAGCGGCAGGACGAGCTGACCAAGGCCGTCACCAAGGCGCGGGCCCGGGTCAAGAAGGCCGCTCCGAAGAAGGCGGACGCCGCGCACTTCGGCGCCTCGTCGGTCGCCGCCGACGGGCGGATCCTCGCCGTCTACGGCGGCCCGGACCACCGTAGACAGGGCTTCAACGAGTCGAACGCGACCACCGTCCCGTCCGGCTCGGCCTTCCTGCCGTTCGTCTACGCCGCCGCCCTGGAACACGGTGTCGTCAAGGAACGCGGCGGCGAGGCGACACCTGTCACCCCGCAGACGGTCTACGACGGCAACGACAACATCGCGGTGACCACACCGGAGGGGCCGTACTGGGATCGCGGCGGCGACAAGGTCAGATCGCACAACGACGGCAACAAGTCCTGGGGGCAGATCACCCTGCACGACGCGCTCACCAACTCGGTGAACACCCCGTTCATGCAGCTCGGCATGGACACCGGACTGAGCACGGTGCGCGACACCGCCGAGGCGGCCGGACTGCTGTCCTCCAGCCTCGGGGCGCAGGTGCCCGCGCTGTCCGTGGGCAGTGCCACGCCGAGCGCGATCCGGATGGCCAGCGGCTACAGCACGTTCGCCGCACTGGGCAAGCACACCGAGCCGTACTCCGTACGGAAGATCACCCACAACGGCTCCAAGGTGGCCCTGAACACACCGAAGCCGAAGCGCGCGGTGGGCGGCGAGGTGGCCCGGCAGGTCACCGAGGCGCTCACGGACGCCTTCCGCACCGACCACCCCACCTCGCCCGGCGCCGCCTCCTTCGAGGTGGCGGGCAAGGGCGGGACCACCCAGGACGACAAGGCGGCCTGGTACGTCGGGACGGCCGAGGACGTGTCGACCGCGGTCGTCGTCTACCGCATCGACCTGACCAAGAGCCTGGAACCGCTGCCGCTCGACGGGATCGCCGGAACGCCCAATTCCGGTGTCCCCTACGACATCTGGTCCAGTGCGATGAGTATCGGCTGACCACCGATGAGCATCCGCACCCGCCAACCCTCGCAGAATGAGCCGTACATGACTCCTGGCCGCAAGCCGTCCAAGGGCCGCCGCCGCAAGGCCCGTCCGCCCCGCCGCACCACCCGGCCGCAGTTCCTGACCCTGGCCGCGCTCCTCGTCGTCGCCTCGCTCGTCGGCGGCTATATGGTGCTGAACCGTTCCGCCGGTACGGCGCCGACGGCATTGTCCTCCGGGGGCAGGGGCGACAAGGGCGGCGCCGACAAGTCCGTCGAACCCAAGTGGGACGGCAAGACGAAGATCATCGGGGATGGGTCGACCTCCTACACCGGCCCGCAGAAGGGCCGGTTGAAGGCCGAGCCGCTCAAGCCGGGCGAGAAGCCGCCGCAGTTCGTCGTCTTCTCCTGGGACGGCGCCCTGGCCGGCGACGACGAACTCTTCCAGCACTACCGGGAGATGGCGAAGAAGTACGACGCCCACATGACGTTCTTCCTCTCCGGCATCTATCTGCTGCCCCAGAGCAAGAAGGAGCTCTACGACGCGCCGCGGCACGAGAAGGGCGACGCCGCGATCAGCTACCCCACCGACGAACACATCCGCACCACCATCGAGCAGCTCGGCAAGGCGTGGGAGGAGGGCAACGAGATAGGCACCCACTTCAACGGCCACTTCTGCGAGGCGAAGGGCGGCGGCGAGTGGAACGTCGCGGAGTGGAAGCAGGAGATCGAGGAGTTCAACTCCTTCCTGGAGAACTGGAAGACCAACACCGGCTACACGGACCTGGACCCGCTGCCCTTCGACACCAAGGCCGTCACCGGTGGCCGCGCCCCCTGTCTGGAGGGCCAGCAGAACCTGATGAAGGCGGCGAAGGAGTTCGGCTACCGCTACGACGCCAGCTCCCCGGGCGGCTTCCAGGTGTGGCCCGGCAAGAAGAACGGCATGTGGGACTTCCCGTTGCAGATGCTCCCGTACGACGACGACTACCAGGCGCTGTCGATGGACTTCAACTTCCTCTACAACCAGTCGAACGGCGAGACCGAGGGCGACCCGGCCATGTACCCGACGTGGCAGCAGGAGACCATCGACACCTACATGGCCGGCTTCAACCGGGTCTACTACGGCAGCCGGGCGCCCCTGTTCATCGGCAACCACTTCGAGCAGTGGAACGGCGGCATCTACATGAACGCCGTCGACGAGGTGATCAAGAACGTGTGCACGAAGAAGGACGTCAAGTGTGTGTCCTTCGACGAACTGGCCGACTGGATGGACGTACAGAAGCCCGAGACCCTGGCGAACCTCCGCGCTCTGGACCCCGCGCAGGCACCGTCGGACTGGTCGACAGTGGTCAAGTAGTTTGCCCGCGTCGCTGACTTGTTATTCCCCCTGGCCTTACTCCGCTTGAGGAGGTCATGTAAAGATTCGCTGCCCGGGGACGACCAACCCGGGGTCAAGGAGAATCCCAGTGAGATCAAGGACGTTGAGCCTCGCAGGCTCGACCGTCGTGGCGGCCACGCTGGCCGTCGCGCTGCTTCCCGTCACCACCGCGCACGCCGCGCCGACGCCCAAGGTCACCAAGGCGACCAAGGACGCCTTCGGCCGCGTCGCGGACAACGTGCTCACCGACCGCACGGCCGTCCTGCTCGGCAGCAAGGCCGCCCGCAAGTCGCTGAAGCCCACTGGCGGCGTCAAGCTCTCCGCCGCCCAGAAGCAGGCCGAGGACGGCAAGCTGTCCGCCCTCAAGGGCACCAGGTCCCGCCTTGCCGGCCTGGGGGAGGCCTACACCTCGGCCACCACCGGCGTCACCGTCGACAGCACCAAGGTCAAGGGCAAGAAGGCCACGGTCATGGTCACCGAGACCACGACCCTGAAGTACAAGAAGATACGCGGCGACGAGCCCGCCTCCACGGGCTTCGAGGCGCACCACGTGCTGACCTTCACCGCCCAGGCGAACGGCACCTGGCAGCTGACCGCGATGCGCTCCACCGACGGCGGCGCCCCCCGCATCAACGAGCCCGTGGCCACCGCGGACGCCGGGCCCTCCCGCTCGCCGATGGCCATCATCAGCGCCCCCAAGGCCGCCACGTCCTACCCCGCCCCCGCCAACCCGAAGACCATCACGGGCGGGAAGTACGACTACAGGGCGATGGCGACGTACACCGAGAGGTACTGGAGGAACTACAACCCGGCGTACCGCAGGTACAACGCGGCCGGCGGCGACTGCACCAACTACCTCAGCCAGGGCCTCCTGGCCGGCGGCTGGAAGCAGATCTCCACGGTCACGCCCGAGGAGTACGACACCTGGTACTACGCCTCGAACGGTACGGCCGACGCCTGGATCGGCGTCAACGAGTGGTCCTGGTTCACCCAGACCGCCAAGCGGACCACGCCGCTCGCGAACGTCTACCAGATGGACATCGGCGACGTGCTCCAGGTCGACTTCAACGCGGACGGGGACAAGGACCACTCCATGATGACGACCTACCGCAGCCCCAGCGGCGTCCCGTACCTGACGTACCACGACGCGGACACCTACCGCCGTTCGGTCGCGAGCATCATCGCCTCGTACCCGCGCGCGAACTACTACGCGTACCGCACCTGAGCCCAGGCCGCGGCGAGCCTCAGCCGGCGCCCTCCCCGTCGTTCTCGGGGTGGGCGCCGGCCCGCTTCAGCTTCACCGTTCCCACCGCGGCCTTGCGCCGCATCTCACGTTCGGACACCTCCGGGTGACGGGCCCGCCAGTACGGGTTGTCGTGCGGCAGTGCCGAGCCGACTCTGCCGTACATCCCGAACGTCATCAGCAGGATGCCGACGACAAAGCTGAACAGAACGTTCTGGATGCGGAACGCCAGGAAGTTGGACTCGGTGTCCAGCAGGGCCATGTTGCCGAAGCCGCTGAGGATGAACAGGACGCCCAGCGTCATGTTCAGCGTGGAGGCGAAGTTGCCGCCGATCACCATGCCGATGAGGAGGAGCAGCCCCACGGCGACCGACAGGACGCTCAGCGTGCCGTTGGTGCTCAGCCCCACGACCTCGTCCCCGCGGGTGTCGAACCAGCCGACCTTGTCGATGAGCCCCAGGATGCCGAAGACGAGCAGGAACAGACCCATCAGGCCCGCCCCGAACCGGTAGACCCTGCTGAGGCGGTGGTCGACGGGAAGGTGCTCATCGATCCTGATCCGCTGCCGGGGAGCCGCGTGCCGCCCCCTCGGCCGCGTCGAATGCGTGGCATGCGTGGCCATGTCCGCCTCCTCAGGCGTGAACGGAGGCCTGCGTACCCCTCAAGGATCCGCCCGGGGGGAGGGGACCGGCAACCCAGCGGTGGCCCGAGCCCGGTCAGCCACCCGTCCCCGCCCCGCGCTCCTTGCGGATCTGGTCCACCACCCGCGCCACGGTGTGCCGTACCGCTTCCGTCTCCGTCAGGAAGTGCCAGTAGTCGGGATGGCGGCCCTCCAGCGTGGCGACGGCCCGATCGAGACGGCCGACCGAGTCGTCGAGGGGCCGGGCGTGGCGGGGGTCGGGGGTCGAGCGGCCGGTCATCGCGAGGCGCTGAGCATCCCGGATGGCGAACCGGGTCCGGTCGATCTCCTGCTGGGGATTCTTCTGCACGGCGTTCAGCCGCCGCAGACGGTCGCCCGCCGCCGAGACCGCCTCGTCGGTGTGGTTCAACAGCTCCCGCACGGTCGACAGCAGCGACGTCGCGTCCGGCCACCGCTGCGCGTCCCGCGCGGCCCGCGCCTCCCGCAGCTTCAGCTGGGCCTGCTCGACGTCCCGCGCGGCCTGCTCCGGCACCCGCTGGAGGTCCTGCCAGCAGGCCGCCACGAACCGCCGCCGCAGCTCGCTCAGCACCTGCGGCACCTGCCCCGCCCGGGTGCCCAGCGCCTCCGCGCGGGTACGCAGCGACACCAGCCGCCGGTCTATCTCCTGCGCCCGCTCCGGCAGCCGCTCGGCCTCGGCCCGCACGGCCTCCGCCTCCCGTACGACCCGGTCGGCGCGCTCCAGCGTCTCCCGTACGCCGTGCTGCCCGGCGCCCTGGTTCAGCTTGGTCAGCTCGGGCGCGAGGGCGGCGAGCCGGGCGGCGAGATCGTCGGCCTTGAGCCCCGAACCCCTCACGGAATCAAGGGCGTTGGAGGCGGCGAGCAGCCCCTGCCGGGCCCGCTCCACGGCCGGGACCAGCCGGGCCAGCTGGGTCTCGGCCGTGCCGAGCAGCGGCCCGAGCCCGGTGGTGAAGCGGTCCAGCTCCTGCTTGACCCGCCCCAGCTCGTCCTTGGCCTTCGTCAGCTCGGTCCGGGCGCGGGCGGCGGCGGAGGACTCCAGGTCGTCCCGGTCCAGGTCGTGCGCGTCGACGGCGTTGATGTACTGGTGGCTGACCTCGTCGATCTGCCGCCCCAACGCCTCGAAGTCGGCCACGGCCCGGCGAGCGGCCGGGGAGTCGTCGACCGCCGTGATCGTCTCGATCGAGATCCGCAGATCGCGCTGGGCGGTGTCCAGCTCGTAGAACGCGGCCGCCGCCGCGTCCTTCGCCGCCTGTGCCTCCGCCCGCTGCCCCTCCGCCCGGCCCCCGAACCACCGCCGGGTGCCGCCACCGGCGAAGGCGGCGGGCAGGGTCAGGGCGGCGAGCAGCGGCAGCGTGAGGAGCGTCAGCACGTCCCGGCCGACGGACGCATGGCTTCGGGCCGGTCGTGGTGCACGGCTGTGGGGTTGTTGTGCGCGCGGCACACTCGGCGTGTACGGCTCTGAAGGTGTCGCCGTCACATCCCTCTCCCGTGCTGTCATCCGCCTCGACCGGTGTCATTCTCCCACCGGTCGAGGACGAAAACACGGGTCGGACGGTTCGCCGTTTCCCGGGACGATTCAACCCAGGTTCCGCACCGTGACCGAGCCGTCCTCGGTGTGGGCACTCACCACGTGCGCGCTGTCCTCGTCACGGGGCACGGACACATCCACCGCACCGTCGTCACTCCCGGCCGCCACCTTGTACGACACCTCGCGCGGCAGCCCGATGCTGATCGAGCCGTCGTCGCTGCGGGACTCCACCAGGTCCGGCACGGCCCCGAGTTCGAGCTTCACCGAACCGTCCTTCGTGCTCGCCTTGACGCTCCGCGACTCGACGTCGAGCGCACGCACCGAGCCGTCGTCGCTGTACAGGTCCAGGGGCCCGGTGGAGTCGCTGACCCGCACGGAACCGTCCTGCGTCCGGATCTTCAGCGGCTCCGCGAAGCCCTTCGCCGTCACGCTGCCGTCGTCCTCCTCCACGGTGACGGCGACCCCGCGCGGCACCTCGATACGGTGCTTGGCCGAGCAGTCGGCGACGATGCCGGAGCACTTGACCCGCAGCTCAAGCCGGTCGTCCTTCATCTCCCAGGTCACCCGCGGATCCCCGCCGACCACGACCCGCCCCTCGAACCACCGCGTCACCTCGACCTCGGCCACGTCCGCCGAGACCAGTTCGAGCGCGGAGTCGTCCGAGTCGACGGTGAGCGTACGGCCCTCGAGGGCGAAGCTCCGGCGCTCGGGATCCTCGTCGTCGCCCGCGCTCGCACCGCACGCGGCGACGGAGGCCAGGAGGGCCACGGCGAGCGCGGTGAGGGCGATCCTCGTGCCGTGCGCCTTTCGTGCCGTACGTACCGTGCGTGCCGTACGTACCGTACGTGCCATGACGCTCTCCCCCTGGGGCCGGTCTTCCGCTGTCCTCCGATGTCCTTCGACCGTACGGAGCGGGCACTCTCGGGGGGATCCGGGGCGCTACCGGATCAACGGTGGGGATAACCCCCGGTACGAGCCGTACTCGGGTTTGCGGGGCATGCCCTCGGGCCATGTAGGCTGTCGACTCGTACTCGGGTGCGTAGCTCAGGGGTAGAGCGCCTGCCTTACAAGCAGGATGTCGGCGGTTCGAAACCGTCCGCGCCCACCGGGATGGATGAGTGACGAAGACCCCGGCCGATCGCGGCCGGGGTCTTCGTCATGTCAGGAGGCATCCTCCGGCGGCGTCGCGGGGGTGTGCTTCAGCCGGCTTCGGGCGTCGACGCGGTCCGCGCCGGTGACCTCGTCCCAGAAGCGGTGGCAGCTCACGAACACCGCCAGCTCCCGCTCGCGGCGGCGGAGCTTCTCCACCTCGGCCTGCTCGTCGGGTGTCCAGCCGGGGGAGGCGGGCCGTTCGACCTTCCGCCAGCCGTTGTCGTCACTGAAGCCGTCCAGGGGCGCGACCGACCAGGGCAGCCGCTTCAGCAGTGCCAGGAGCTCGGCCCGGACCTGATGCAGCTCCTCCTGACCGGCGAGGAGGTCACTGGGGAATGGATAGGTCTTAGCCACGCGGCAATGCTACGCCTGTTCGATTTTGGGATGCGAGTTCCTTCGGGCAAGTGGGTATCTTCGCGTGTCATGACCCTCGATGATCTTCGTGTCTTCGTCGCCGTGTGCCGGGCCGGGAGCCTCAGCGCGGTCGCCCGTGAACTGGGCTGCACCCAGTCGGCGGTGAGCCAGCACGTACGGCGGCTGGAGCGGGAGGTCGGGGTCGGGCTGGTGGAGCGGCAGGCCCGCGGGGTCGTGCCCACGCGGGCCGGGCGGGTGCTCCAGGAGGCGGCGGCGGAGGGGATCACCGGGCTCGATCTCGCGCTGCGGCGGCTCTCCGAGATGGTGCGGGGTGACGGCGGTGTCGTACGGATCGCCACCGGCGGTACGACCGTGCGGCACTTCATGGCGGAGGGCATCGTCGACTTCCGGCGGTCCTATCCGGACGTGGGCCTGGAGTTCCAGACCGCGCGGTCCAGTGCCGGGTGTGTGGACGCGCTGGTGGATCCGTCGCGGGATCTGGATCTGTCGTGGGTGACGCTCGGGCCCGCCGTGCGGGGGGTCGAACAGCGGGCCGTGGCGGAGTTGCCCTGGGTGCTCGCCGTGCGGGCCGATGACGGGCTTGCGGGGCGGGAGCGGGTGCATGGGCGGGAGCTGGACGGTATGCGGCTGATCGGGCTGCCGGAGAACTCCACGTCGTACGCCCATCTCGCCGCCGCCTACCGGGAGTTGGGTATAACGACCAGCCCTTCCGGGGCGGGGGTAGCCGACTGGGACACCGCGATTCTCCTTGCCGAGCTGGGAGTTGGGCACGCCGTCGTGCCCGCGCTGCCGGGGTGGACCGGGCCGGGCCACCCCGGGTTGCGGTTCGTCCCTGTGGCCGATCTGCCGCCGCTCACCGTTGGTTGGGCGGTACGGCGGTGGGACGCGCTGTCGCCGCCGGCGCGGGCCTTCGCGGACACGGTGGCTCGGCATGCGGTGCGGGCGGTTCAGGGGTGAGGGGTGGCTGTGGGGTCTCGGCTTCGCTCGAGCGGGAGGTGCTCCCTCGCCCCAGCGGCACGATTGCCCGCAGTCAAGCGTGGCGGCGTCGGAGTTCCCGCACCACCCTCGTTGTCACGGGAACCGGTACATCGTGTCGCGCCGCTGCGCGGAGCAGGGCTCCGCCGATCGCGTCCAGTTCCAGGGGGCGGCCCGACTCGGCGTCGCGTTGCATGGAGGACTTGGTGAGGGGTGGGAAGGCGTCGTAGCGGCGGAGAGCCTCGGTGGGGTCGGTGGGGGAGCCGACGGCTGCGCTCACCGCTGCCGTTTCCTCGACCAGGGCGGTCAGTTCGTCCCGGTGGTGGGTGCGGATCTCGCCCAGGGGGAGGCCGTAGCGGGTGGTCAGGAGGGCGAAGGGGGCCAGGAAGGACATCTTCGCCCACAGCACCGCCGTTTCGTCGGGCAGGACGCGAGTGCCCAGGCCCGACCATTCGAGGGCGCCCGCGAGGGAGTTGAGTCGGTCGCGGGGGACCGTGTCGCCGGTCAGGTCGACGTCGGCGAAGGGGCTGCCGTGTTCGATCACGCCCGGGGCGACGCGGGTCGACTCGACGCGGATGGTCGCCGGGGCGATGTGGGCGGCGGCGTCGGCGTAGTGGGCGCGCAGGGCCGCCGGGTGTTCGACTCCGTTGAGGAACGGTACGACCAGGGTGTCGGGGGTCAGGGCCTTGGCGGGGAGGCGGTCCAGGGCCGTGGTCAGGGTCGTGTGCTTGACCGTGATCAGGGTCGCGTCGACCGGTTCGCGCAGTTCGGTCGCCGTCTCC
Protein-coding sequences here:
- a CDS encoding LysR family transcriptional regulator, coding for MTLDDLRVFVAVCRAGSLSAVARELGCTQSAVSQHVRRLEREVGVGLVERQARGVVPTRAGRVLQEAAAEGITGLDLALRRLSEMVRGDGGVVRIATGGTTVRHFMAEGIVDFRRSYPDVGLEFQTARSSAGCVDALVDPSRDLDLSWVTLGPAVRGVEQRAVAELPWVLAVRADDGLAGRERVHGRELDGMRLIGLPENSTSYAHLAAAYRELGITTSPSGAGVADWDTAILLAELGVGHAVVPALPGWTGPGHPGLRFVPVADLPPLTVGWAVRRWDALSPPARAFADTVARHAVRAVQG
- a CDS encoding ketopantoate reductase family protein; the encoded protein is MTTNERLTVAVLGPGGVGGLLAALLARAGNRVICLAGEETARTLDENGITVRSARFGEFTARVETATELREPVDATLITVKHTTLTTALDRLPAKALTPDTLVVPFLNGVEHPAALRAHYADAAAHIAPATIRVESTRVAPGVIEHGSPFADVDLTGDTVPRDRLNSLAGALEWSGLGTRVLPDETAVLWAKMSFLAPFALLTTRYGLPLGEIRTHHRDELTALVEETAAVSAAVGSPTDPTEALRRYDAFPPLTKSSMQRDAESGRPLELDAIGGALLRAAARHDVPVPVTTRVVRELRRRHA